The following coding sequences are from one Nicotiana tabacum cultivar K326 chromosome 1, ASM71507v2, whole genome shotgun sequence window:
- the LOC107792865 gene encoding putative serine/threonine-protein kinase PIX13 isoform X1: MGNCLAQPVENHPSSVKLSSPPAVLAPTCKKPPSTHTISSSSTKDNIIGELEELEATTTSGKIVTPNLKVFSLAELKSATRNFRPDTMLGEGGFGRVFKGWIDEKTLAPSRVGVGMAVAVKKSNPDSEQGLKEWQAEVKFLGKFSHPNLVKLIGYCCCEEKEFLLVYEHMQKGSLERHLFRMIGAARGLTFLHTTEKQVIYRDFKASNILLDEDYNAKLSDFGLAKLGPINGNSHVSTRVVGTYGYAAPEYVASGHLYVNSDVYGFGVVLLEIITGLRVLDLTRTTGQLDLVDWAKPLLPDKRKPRKMMDSKIQGRYPINAAFQIAQLILQCLDSDPKNRPSMGQVLECFRTMQCHQDEQSRAFQRALATSVRRSSEQ, translated from the exons ATGGGAAACTGTTTGGCACAGCCCGTAGAGAATCATCCAAGTTCTGTCAAGCTTTCTAGTCCTCCAGCAG TACTTGCGCCAACATGCAAGAAACCACCTAGTACGCATACCATCAGTAGCAGTAGCACCAAAGATAATATCATCGGAGAACTAGAGGAATTAGAAGCGACGACGACGAGTGGGAAGATAGTGACTCCCAATttgaaagtgttcagtttagctGAACTGAAGAGCGCGACGAGGAATTTTAGACCAGATACGATGTTGGGGGAAGGAGGTTTTGGTAGGGTTTTCAAAGGTTGGATTGATGAGAAAACATTAGCTCCTTCTCGAGTTGGTGTAGGAATGGCTGTTGCTGTCAAAAAATCCAATCCTGATAGCGAGCAAGGTCTCAAGGAATGGCAG GCAGAAGTaaagtttttgggaaaatttAGTCATCCGAATTTAGTAAAACTCATCGGATATTGTTGCTGTGAAGAAAAGGAATTCCTTCTTGTATATGAACACATGCAGAAAGGAAGCTTAGAACGTCACCTTTTCAGAA TGATTGGAGCAGCTAGAGGTCTTACTTTCTTGCACACAACAGAGAAGCAAGTCATCTATCGTGATTTTAAAGCTTCCAACATTTTATTAGATGAG GATTACAATGCGAAGCTTTCTGATTTTGGATTGGCTAAGTTGGGTCCAATAAACGGTAACTCACATGTGAGCACAAGGGTCGTTGGCACTTATGGTTATGCAGCTCCAGAGTACGTGGCCAGTG GACATTTGTACGTGAACAGTGATGTGTACGGGTTTGGAGTGGTTTTGCTGGAGATAATTACGGGCCTTCGGGTACTGGATCTAACCAGGACCACTGGGCAACTCGATTTAGTAGATTGGGCCAAGCCTTTATTACCTGACAAGAGGAAGCCAAGGAAAATGATGGACTCAAAGATACAAGGACGTTATCCTATTAATGCTGCATTTCAAATAGCCCAACTCATATTACAATGCCTAGACTCTGATCCTAAAAATAGACCATCTATGGGACAAGTTTTAGAGTGTTTTAGAACAATGCAATGCCATCAAGATGAACAAAGCCGGGCATTCCAACGAGCATTGGCAACGTCAGTCAGGCGATCATCGGAACAATAG
- the LOC107792865 gene encoding putative serine/threonine-protein kinase PIX13 isoform X2 — protein sequence MGNCLAQPVENHPSSVKLSSPPAVLAPTCKKPPSTHTISSSSTKDNIIGELEELEATTTSGKIVTPNLKVFSLAELKSATRNFRPDTMLGEGGFGRVFKGWIDEKTLAPSRVGVGMAVAVKKSNPDSEQGLKEWQDYNAKLSDFGLAKLGPINGNSHVSTRVVGTYGYAAPEYVASGHLYVNSDVYGFGVVLLEIITGLRVLDLTRTTGQLDLVDWAKPLLPDKRKPRKMMDSKIQGRYPINAAFQIAQLILQCLDSDPKNRPSMGQVLECFRTMQCHQDEQSRAFQRALATSVRRSSEQ from the exons ATGGGAAACTGTTTGGCACAGCCCGTAGAGAATCATCCAAGTTCTGTCAAGCTTTCTAGTCCTCCAGCAG TACTTGCGCCAACATGCAAGAAACCACCTAGTACGCATACCATCAGTAGCAGTAGCACCAAAGATAATATCATCGGAGAACTAGAGGAATTAGAAGCGACGACGACGAGTGGGAAGATAGTGACTCCCAATttgaaagtgttcagtttagctGAACTGAAGAGCGCGACGAGGAATTTTAGACCAGATACGATGTTGGGGGAAGGAGGTTTTGGTAGGGTTTTCAAAGGTTGGATTGATGAGAAAACATTAGCTCCTTCTCGAGTTGGTGTAGGAATGGCTGTTGCTGTCAAAAAATCCAATCCTGATAGCGAGCAAGGTCTCAAGGAATGGCAG GATTACAATGCGAAGCTTTCTGATTTTGGATTGGCTAAGTTGGGTCCAATAAACGGTAACTCACATGTGAGCACAAGGGTCGTTGGCACTTATGGTTATGCAGCTCCAGAGTACGTGGCCAGTG GACATTTGTACGTGAACAGTGATGTGTACGGGTTTGGAGTGGTTTTGCTGGAGATAATTACGGGCCTTCGGGTACTGGATCTAACCAGGACCACTGGGCAACTCGATTTAGTAGATTGGGCCAAGCCTTTATTACCTGACAAGAGGAAGCCAAGGAAAATGATGGACTCAAAGATACAAGGACGTTATCCTATTAATGCTGCATTTCAAATAGCCCAACTCATATTACAATGCCTAGACTCTGATCCTAAAAATAGACCATCTATGGGACAAGTTTTAGAGTGTTTTAGAACAATGCAATGCCATCAAGATGAACAAAGCCGGGCATTCCAACGAGCATTGGCAACGTCAGTCAGGCGATCATCGGAACAATAG